Proteins encoded in a region of the Triticum dicoccoides isolate Atlit2015 ecotype Zavitan chromosome 3A, WEW_v2.0, whole genome shotgun sequence genome:
- the LOC119268503 gene encoding uncharacterized protein LOC119268503, producing MGAGGKGWPETASRGVRTAWFMVVMVASLLVASAPVVVAAGDVAVTLWLEARLGCPRCRGLRDHLRGYAFRSSLVDIPLLSVLRSFAITCVYLVCDTSGLSHGPYLGTTTFCSLASLLILLMKACVYSPAQDIGPELSPSLADHRLNMKKLWGMPALFLSSLIFALGHFVVAYRTSCRARRKLLIHRIDPESILAYKNAFPGCYKVPRSPTPHSAKLYSRSESETKRKTLVHDDRDIPISFLADSDSMFTACQGITVHYKMSDPSSCIPPAPELFPETNHDAVSSSISPRRQRHESPPTASSSTRRLLHRSFSHQYHQTSLYAPLLVEPLTSPTVSDGIPFLSLDDDSLQVCSRPMGFDLEAGEHGKFAVVLVHGFGGGVFAWRHVSNLLARQVGCTVLAFDRPGWGLTSRPRRKDWEDKNLPNPYELESQVDLLISFCLDMGLGSVILVGHDDGGLLALRTAEKLRASGDSRKVEVKGVVLIGVSLSREVIPAFARILLHTPLRKKHMVRPLLRTEITQVINRRAWFDATKLTTDVLNLYKAPLYVEGWDEALHEVGRLSFSTVLSSKRATELLRSVEDLPVLVVAGSEDALVSLKSAQTMASELVNSRLVTISGCGHLPHEECANALLSALSPFISKLVSSDDSLQRL from the exons ATGGGGGCGGGCGGGAAGGGCTGGCCGGAGACGGCGAGCCGCGGGGTGAGGACGGCCTGGTTCATGGTGGTCATGGTGGCGTCGCTGCTCGTCGCGTCGGCGCCCGTCGTGGTGGCCGCCGGCGACGTGGCCGTCACGCTCTGGCTCGAAGCGCGCCTCGGCTGCCCGCGCTGCCGcggcctccgggaccacctccgggGGTACGCCTTCCGGAGCTCGCTCGTGGACATACCGCTCCTCTCCGTCCTTCGCTCCTTCGCCATCACCT GCGTATACCTCGTGTGTGATACTTCTGGTCTCTCTCACGGCCCGTACCTTGGAACCACAACCttctgttccttggcttcgctgctCATCTTGCTCATGAAGGCCTGCGTTTACAGTCCAGCTCAGGACATTGGGCCTGAGCTCTCGCCGTCATTGGCGGACCACAGGCTAAATATGAAGAAGCTATGGGGAATGCCTGCGCTTTTCCTGTCATCCTTGATCTTTGCTCTCGGCCATTTTGTTGTCGCTTACAGAACGAGCTGCAGGGCTCGACGAAAGCTGCTCATCCATCGCATTGACCCTGAATCG ATTCTGGCTTACAAGAATGCCTTTCCTGGATGCTACAAGGTTCCTCGGTCGCCCACTCCGCACAGTGCGAAACTTTATTCAAGGAGCGAGAGCGAGACAAAGAGAAAAACTCTTGTGCACGATGACAGGGATATTCCAATCAGTTTTCTTGCTGATAGTGATAGCATGTTCACTGCTTGCCAGGGGATCACTGTACACTACAAAATGTCTGATCCATCAAGTTGCATACCTCCAGCTCCTGAATTGTTTCCAGAAACTAATCATGATGCTGTTTCGTCAAGCATTTCTCCTAGAAGACAGAGGCATGAGAGCCCACCAACAGCTTCCTCGAGTACCCGTCGTCTTTTGCATAGGAGCTTTAGTCATCAGTACCACCAAACATCGTTATATGCACCATTGTTGGTAGAACCGCTGACCTCTCCAACGGTGTCAGATGGCATCCCCTTTCTCAGTCTCGACGACGACAGCTTACAGGTGTGTTCGAGACCTATGGGCTTTGATCTCGAGGCTGGAGAGCACGGGAAATTTGCTGTTGTTTTGGTCCATGGGTTTGGAGGGGGAGTATTTGCATGGAGACATGTTAGTAATTTGCTTGCTCGACAAGTGGGTTGCACTGTGCTGGCCTTTGATCGCCCTGGATGGGGGTTAACATCTCGACCTCGCAGAAAGGACTGGGAAGACAAGAATTTGCCAAACCCGTACGAGCTTGAGTCACAG GTTGATCTTCTGATTTCATTTTGCTTAGACATGGGCTTGGGCTCGGTCATTTTAGTTGGTCATGATGATGGCGGCTTGCTGGCACTGAGGACCGCAGAAAAGTTACGTGCTTCTGGAGATTCTAGGAAG GTTGAAGTGAAGGGAGTTGTTCTTATAGGCGTAAGCTTATCAAGAGAAGTGATTCCTGCATTTGCTCGTATACTCCTGCATACTCCTCTGAGGAAAAAGCACATGGTGCGCCCACTTCTACGTACTGAAATCACTCAGGTGATCAATCGACGAGCATGGTTTGATGCTACCAAGTTGACAACAGATGTTCTTAATCTTTACAAG GCTCCACTATATGTCGAGGGCTGGGACGAAGCACTCCATGAAGTAGGCCGTCTTTCATTTTCCACCGTCCTATCATCAAAAAGAGCAACGGAACTACTAAGATCGGTGGAAGACCTCCCTGTTTTGGTGGTAGCAGGCTCTGAGGATGCTCTTGTTTCTCTGAAGTCAGCACAAACTATGGCTTCAGAACTTGTAAATTCT AGGCTAGTAACTATATCAGGATGTGGTCATCTGCCACACGAAGAATGTGCCAATGCATTGCTCTCAGCTCTTTCTCCGTTCATCTCAAAATTGGTATCATCAGATGATTCATTGCAAAGATTGTAG
- the LOC119268502 gene encoding potassium channel AKT1-like has product MSSRSGAARMRACGPWGEGGSGVVGDAHALEREMSRDGSHYSLSSGILPSLGARSNRRVKLRRFIISPYDRRYRLWETFLIVLVVYSAWVSPFEFGFIRIPTGGLAATDNAVNAIFAVDIILTFFVAYLDRLTYLLEDDPKRIAWRYATSWLVLDVASTIPSEIARRMLPSKLRSYGFFNMLRLWRLRRVSSLFARLEKDRHFNYFWVRCAKLICVTLFAVHCAACFYYLLADRYPDPKETWIGNTMPDFHSKGLWIRYVTSVYWSITTLTTVGYGDYHAENIREMIFNIFYMFFNLGLTAYLIGNMTNLVVHGTSRTRKYRDTIQAATSFALRNQLPPRLQDQMISHLSLKFRTDSEGLQQQETLDALPKAIRSSISQYLFLNLVQNIYLFQGVSNDLIFQLVSEMKAEYFPPREDVILQNEAPTDFYILVSGSVELVEVPNGAEHGAEQVVGVAKSGEVIGEIGVLCYRPQLFTVRTRSLCQLLRMNRTAFLSIVQSNVGDGTIIMNNLIQLLKEQTDGVMVGVLKEIESMLARGRLDLPITLCFAVTRGDDHLLHQLLKRNLDPNESDQDGRTALHIAASKGNEQCVKLLLEYGADPNARDSEGKVPLWEAVYAKHDTVVQLLVKGGAELSSGDTSLYACTAVEQNNIELLKQILKHVIDVNRPSKDGNIPLHRAVCDGNVEMVELLLRHGADIDKQDSNGWTPRALAEQQGHEEIQNLFRSVIAPRKYTSNGRVTPMLLGRFSSDPSMQKVIHEDVEQQPSKVLPQRRKVSFHNSLFGVISSAHPRRETDHLLSRGLAATGGPTYPQAHHNPLIRVTISCPEMGNTAGKLVILPGSIKELLQLGAKKFDMMPTKVLTIEGAEVDEVELIRDGDHLVLASDDWVPDDTQIRGKN; this is encoded by the exons ATGTCGTCGAGGTCCGGGGCCGCCAGGATGCGAGCGTGCGGGCCGTGGGGCGAGGGCGGCAGCGGCGTCGTCGGGGACGCGCACGCGCTCGAGAGGGAGATGTCGCGGGACGGCAGCCACTACAGCCTCTCCAGCGGCATCCTGCCGTCCCTCGGCGCGCGGAGCAACCGCCGCGTCAAGCTTCGCCGCTTCATCATCTCGCCCTACGACCGCCGATACAG ATTGTGGGAGACTTTCCTCATAGTTCTCGTGGTCTACTCTGCGTGGGTCTCCCCATTCGAATTTGGCTTCATTCGGATTCCTACGGGAGGCCTAGCTGCGACGGATAATGCCGTGAATGCAATCTTCGCAGTTGACATCATCCTGACCTTCTTTGTAGCTTACTTGGACAGACTGACCTATTTGCTGGAAGATGATCCAAAGAGGATTGCTTGGCGTTATGCTACCAGCTGGTTGGTTCTTGACGTTGCCTCCACCATCCCATCAGAAATTGCTCGCAGGATGCTACCTTCAAAGCTCAGATCATATGGATTCTTCAACATGCTTCGTCTATGGCGTCTCCGGAGAGTCAGCTCTCTCTTTGCTAG ATTGGAGAAGGATAGACACTTCAATTACTTCTGGGTTCGATGTGCAAAGCTCATTTGT GTCACACTTTTTGCCGTGCACTGTGCAGCATGCTTCTACTATCTCCTTGCTGATAGGTACCCGGACCCAAAGGAAACATGGATTGGCAATACCATGCCAGATTTTCATTCCAAGGGCTTGTGGATTCGCTACGTAACATCAGTATATTGGTCAATCACCACACTTACCACTGTGGGTTATGGGGATTATCATGCGGAGAATATAAGGGAGATGATTTTCAACATTTTCTACATGTTCTTTAACCTTGGACTGACTGCTTATTTGATTGGCAACATGACCAACTTGGTTGTCCATGGCACCAGCCGTACTCGAAAATAT CGGGATACAATTCAAGCAGCAACCAGCTTTGCACTTAGGAATCAGCTACCACCTCGGTTGCAAGATCAGATGATATCACATCTTAGCTTAAAGTTCAGGACAGATTCTGAAGGTCTTCAACAACAAGAGACACTTGATGCGCTGCCTAAGGCTATTAGATCTAGCATTTCACAATATCTGTTTCTCAATCTGGTTCAAAACATTTACTTGTTTCAAGGAGTATCTAATGATCTGATTTTTCAACTG GTTTCGGAGATGAAAGCCGAATATTTTCCACCTAGGGAGGACGTCATTTTGCAGAATGAAGCACCCACTGACTTCTACATTTTAGTTTCTGGTAGTGTG GAATTAGTAGAGGTTCCAAATGGTGCGGAGCATGGTGCAGAACAG GTGGTTGGAGTGGCCAAGTCAGGAGAGGTTATTGGAGAAATTGGGGTTCTTTGCTATAGGCCTCAACTATTCACAGTCCGGACAAGATCCTTATGTCAGCTTCTACGGATGAATCGTACGGCCTTTCTCAGCATTGTTCAATCCAATGTTGGAGATGGAACTATCATAATGAACAACCTTATTCAG TTACTAAAAGAGCAGACAGACGGCGTAATGGTGGGTGTTCTGAAGGAGATCGAGAGCATGCTAGCTCGAGGCCGTCTGGATTTGCCAATTACACTCTGCTTTGCAGTGACTAGAGGAGACGACCATTTGTTGCATCAACTACTTAAGCGTAATTTGGATCCAAATGAGTCAGATCAAGATGGGCGTACGGCACTG CACATAGCTGCTTCCAAAGGAAATGAGCAATGTGTCAAGCTTCTATTAGAATATGGAGCTGATCCAAATGCCAGGG ATTCGGAAGGAAAGGTTCCGCTATGGGAGGCTGTGTATGCGAAGCATGATACGGTTGTGCAGCTGTTAGTCAAGGGCGGTGCAGAACTATCATCTGGGGATACGAGCTTATATGCTTGCACCGCAGTCGAGCAAAACAATATAGAACTGCTCAAGCAGATACTCAAGCATGTCATCGATGTAAACAGGCCATCCAAAGACGGAAACATTCCGCTGCACCGTGCTGTCTGTGACGGGAACGTTGAGATGGTTGAGTTGTTACTGAGACACGGAGCGGACATCGACAAGCAGGACAGCAACGGCTGGACCCCAAGGGCTCTAGCTGAGCAACAAGGCCATGAAGAAATACAAAACCTGTTTAGATCAGTGATAGCACCAAGGAAGTACACATCAAATGGTAGGGTGACACCTATGTTGCTAGGCAGGTTCAGCAGTGATCCCTCGATGCAAAAAGTGATCCATGAAGATGTTGAGCAGCAACCCAGCAAAGTTCTTCCGCAAAGAAGGAAAGTCAGCTTCCACAACTCTCTTTTTGGTGTCATCTCTTCGGCTCATCCGCGCCGGGAGACTGACCATCTGCTCTCAAGAGGTCTTGCGGCAACAGGCGGTCCGACTTATCCTCAGGCCCATCACAACCCACTCATCAGGGTGACAATCAGCTGCCCCGAGATGGGGAACACTGCTGGGAAGCTTGTGATCTTGCCGGGGTCGATAAAGGAGCTTCTTCAACTAGGTGCGAAGAAGTTTGACATGATGCCCACTAAGGTCCTGACAATTGAGGGCGCAGAAGTTGACGAGGTTGAGCTCATCAGAGATGGTGATCACCTTGTTCTCGCCAGTGATGACTGGGTACCAGATGATACGCAAATAAGAGGTAAAAATTAG